The DNA region AAGAAACCTAGACGACATGCTATCACTTCTAGTGTTTCTAATTTGCATCATTATAAGCATGATTGTTTATTTAGTGTTTTAGATTTGCAGTTGCATGAGCTCAATGCTAGGTTTGATGAAGAGAATACTGAACTTTTACAATGTGTTTCATGCTTGAATCCCTCATCATCTTTTGAAGCTtttgatgtgaaaaaattatTGAGGATGGTTGAACTTTATCCAAATGATTTTGTTGATGTGCCGGAAGTGGTAGTGCGACATCAGCTTCAGAATTATGTTAGAAATGTTCGAAGTGATCCAAAATTTGCAAAGTTAAAAGGACTTTCAGATCTTTGTGCAAAACTTGTGGAAACAAAAAGGTGCAACACATTTGATATAGTTTATAAGCTTCTGAAGTTGGCTTTAGTCTTGCCGGTAGCTACTGCAAGTGTGGAACGTGTGTTTTCAGCCATGAAGTTTGTGAAGAGTCAGTTATGTAACAAAATGGGTGATCAATGGTTAAATGATCGTCTTGTAACTTTTATAGAAAGAGATGTTCTTGGAACAATTGACAATGATGTTATTTTAGC from Lotus japonicus ecotype B-129 chromosome 2, LjGifu_v1.2 includes:
- the LOC130737216 gene encoding uncharacterized protein LOC130737216, producing MVEILGFTNDLSEALQKRDQDLLNALSLVQATKEELQEMRSDGWEELISKVMKICNKHDIDVPDLDAPFVQGKKPRRHAITSSVSNLHHYKHDCLFSVLDLQLHELNARFDEENTELLQCVSCLNPSSSFEAFDVKKLLRMVELYPNDFVDVPEVVVRHQLQNYVRNVRSDPKFAKLKGLSDLCAKLVETKRCNTFDIVYKLLKLALVLPVATASVERVFSAMKFVKSQLCNKMGDQWLNDRLVTFIERDVLGTIDNDVILAHFQIMVDDFHCKLLDYNVNSSISMRNFLSWFYL